cttttttcaacaaaatcataattatCATTACTACAAACTTAAGTACAAATCGACAACCCAAACTCAAAAGTGTTCTAAGAAAAACTCAATTGGGCTACCAAaccctttttcttgttttcaaaaACAGCCTGTGATCAACACTGAAATACTTTTTTTGCCCTTAATCAATGGCtctcaataattttttttgtcacaGGTTGAAATGACACCGGTCATATTAATAGTCAACTAATCCAATAGAAATTGATTTTGACACCGGTCATATTAATAGTCAACTAATCCAATAAAAAATGATCTTGACTTGTAGATTTGGATCTCAAGTTTGAGCAGCATGTGTACGAAAATAATATTCTTTTCTTAAGCTATGCACCTCACATTTTCACTTAATTACTAATAAAAACGGTGAAAAactgaaccaaaccaaaccatgcTCCTTTTGTCACAACAATGTCTTGGAGTTTCATCACTTGGTCACCACTAAAGTAGTTCTTTTTTTAACTAATGCTAACCATGGGATTTTGATCCAAATATATATGACCAGAAATGTTGATGTTCAAATAGTGTGACTAGTTTAATTCCAACATCTCCATCAAGAAGCAAATCTGGCCATGTGGTCtcagaagcagcagcagctgagCCAGCTAGCAAAGCGCAATGCAGCATATGCGTAGAGGATAACAACTGATCAAAGATATGAACAGAAGCATTTGCACCAAATTTTTAACACATAAAGCAACGTAGACAAGAAATCATATGATATGGCCAACCAAACCACATGCAAATAAACAAGCCTTGTCTATGGATCATATAATACAATAATATTGATATGATTATTCCTTTGGCTGCAAGTGTGCCAAGTAAAtggattttgatttcattATTGGAAACTACAAAGACAGATTTTTATAACATGTTagaatttggataatattcgAACTAGAAAAAGCTTCTAACTTTTCTCAtcccaacaaaacaaaatttgaagatcCAATACTCCAAATGCAATAATCAATCAGCCTTttgcctctctctttttccaaATCTCCAACCCCATCTTCTCTCTGCTctgcacccaaaaaaagaaacacaaaaaggaaaaagaaaacctaacCTTGGTGAccttcatttttctataaTCTCATTGTCTTCTTTTGGATCCTTCTCATCACCTTTCTTGCAGCTGTCCTCAACAAAGTCACACCCTTCTTCTTTAGGGCTCTCCAAGGCCCTCTTCTCCtgctcttcttcctcctcctcctcctccaaatCATGGCCTCCGTTAACCTTTTCCCTTGAACCACCCACTGCATTGTTCTTCTCTGCCCTTGCCTTCAATGCCTCCAACAATTCCCTCACGGCGTTGCCCTTATCGCGCCGGTTCTTGATCAACACCTCACTCACATCAGCTGGTGTCATTCCAGCTTTTTCCAAAACCCCTTCAAACTCCTTCCCAATCTCCTCATCCAAATCACCCTCCTCATACCCCAAATAGTTCTTCAGCAGAATCTTCAACGCTGGATATGAACAGTGGCTCATGAATATATGCATATCCATTCTTCCACTTCTCAGCAATGCCGGGTCAAGCTTCTCAATGTGGTTGGTTGTGAACACAAAAATCCTCTCACTCCCACAACAAGACCACAACCCATCAGTGAAATTCAACAACCCAGAAAGTGTAATTGAAtttccaccaccaccttcttCTCCAGGAACTGAAACACCACCCCCACCTCCTCTCATTTCCATTGAATCATAATAAGTCCTAGCAGAagctcctccaccaccaccattgtTCTTCTTCCTGTTAGTCAAATTAATTGAACAATCTATATCCTCAATCACAATAATAGACTTGGAACTTGTCTTCATCAGCAATTTCCTCAGCTCAGAGTTCGTGTGCACCTCAGTGAGCTCAAGATCATAAATATCATACCCAAGAAAATTAGCCATTGCAGCAATCATACTTGACTTCCCAGTGCCTGGAGGGCCATACAGAAGGTACCCTCTTTTCCAAGCGCGCCCTGTCTTCTGGTAAAAGGCTTGGCCATTGGCAAAGTCCTTGAGATCATTCATAATCTCCTTCTTCACCTTTGGGTCCATAGCCAATGTGTCAAACGTGCTTGGATGCTTGAAGGGCACAGATTCCCAAGGATGGCCTCGAGAATCCAACGACCCACCTCTCGAATTTGTGTACAGAAGCCGATCCTGGTTTTTCCTTCGAATTTCGTTGGCCTTGTCCATTATGAAATCCAAGTAACTGTTGAGAATGAGGTACTTGTCTTTCTTCTTGATGCGCAGAGTGAAGCCTCTTTTCTCCTCCGGTAATGGCCGCCATGAGAACGTCTGGGATTGCCTTTGCGTGACCACGTGCTCCCAGAGGACGGTGACGCCATCGAAGGCGTCCACCATGCAGTCATTGTTAGAGAGCCCAAAAGTGATGGCGCTGGAGTTGAGGGCACGTGTCAGGCTGAGGCGGCTGCCGGAGATGGAGACGGTGGAGCTCAGGTAGAGCTGGACGGCGTTGTAGAGCTCGTTGGTGTTGACCCCATCGATCTCCGTGATGTCGAAGTAGTAGTAGGAGGAGAACCAGTGGAAGATCTTGTTGAAGAGCTTCACGAAGGCGAAGCGAAGCTCTGGTGGGAAGACTGTTTGGAGGAGGCTCTGGCAGAAGGCTAAAACGCCTAGCAAAGAGGCCAAAGAAGTCCAATACTCTTTCATTTCTGGTGTGGTTTGAAAATCTATTTTGAAGAAGATTTATGGGTTTTGTGTAATTGGGTTTTGAGGAGAGGAGGTGAGGGAATTCTTGGGGTTTTGAGCAATGGGTTTTGCTCAATTTATAGAGGAGAGTGGTAGGATTTCAAGTGTTGCttgggtgtttttttttttaataaaatggTTTTTGCTTAATTTGTAGAGGGAGTGATGGGATTTTAAGAATTGGGTTTTGCTCAATTTATAGAAAAGTGATGGGATTTTGGAACCTTTTGAGTGTTTTGGCTAATGGGTTTTGCTCAATCTAGAGAGGGAGTGATGGAGTTTGGAGCTCTTGGGTTTTCTAAGCAATGGGTTTTGCTCAATTTATAGAGGGGAGTGGAGTGGTGGAgttttgttattgtttctCTGAAATTAGTGGAttagagagggagagaataAAGCAagggtgaaaaaaaaaaatgcttcaaaAGGGAAAAGGGACTAGCTTTTGAAATGGGAAAAATTGGCCGGCCAAGGAGGGATATAAGTACAAAGGAGAACAGCAAGAGAAGGggctaaaaaacaaaaagggttTCTGGAGTTTGGAGTTGGGAAGAATCAGAGATGGGGCCTAttgggtttttgggttgaGAGGGTTGAGTGATTTCCAGGGGGTTTTGTTGGACTTTTTCCCTGTACAATATTATGGAGGATTTGAAAGAGTTGCTCACTTGCTCTGTCATGAAGGACCAAAGGATTGTGAAATGAGAGGAAATGATATTTCAAGATCTTGGAATGGGACAAAGAATGTGGTTAACCATTGGAGGGTTTTACTGATAGCTGCAGCCCCTGCTTATAAAtcaagttttaaaaaaatctgagGGGAAATACTTTGATAGGGATATGTGCATGTGGGGTTTGCAGGCATGATATAATGCAATTCTTcacattattataatttaaattttaatgaatttaCCCACGTAACAAAATAGTTTGAAATAAGAAAGGAAAGCAGAAAGAATATTGGACCCACTAAGCTCTTTTGGGTCACATGTCAAACATATTTATATGGTGTTTGTGTGATGCAATATGCACATCCTATGGTTTGTTAGTTACTAATTGCCACATATTCTGCCAAAGTGGCTTCATTTGGTGAAGGAAATCTTGAAAGACCGAGAAGATTTTAACTTTGAAATTAACATCATTGGGAACTGAGGCGCCTATTAATGCATGTGTAGGTTTGTTATGATGGGCTTTGTGCACAAAGGTACAGGTTCTTAGCCTGTCTTAGccacacaccaaaaaaaaaaaataataataacgaaaataacattgttttgttattttgactAATAATATAATGACATGTGTAAAAGTTAGTCCATGTGTCATTACATTATTAGACGATGATAGCAAAAAATGTTATTCCTATTACATGAGAGTGTTTCTCTTGTCCTAGAGGTTTGAGAAAGACCCTttatattaaagaaaaattgattttcaaaGCTTATGCTATTCCCcaattaaatgtttttttttcttttccaaaaaatggtttttatttttattttttatatatatgtataagtTGGTAGGTATTATAATCTATGTGTGATGATGAATAAAAATTGTGTTTTCACCTAAATtttatgaaacaaaacaaaaacctaattaaataatttcaaaccAACCTAATCTTCCAGCTTGGTAAACCCTAGCTTCATCctaaaaaagatatatataaaaaaaaactctctaCTAGCACAAACCTTGAGGGGGGAGGTCACCGTTCCTTCTCCTCCCCTCTCCTATCTTCTTTGACACACAAATCCCCCTCCACTCCCCtatttttccctcttttaTCTTCTCATCTCCTTCCCACCCCACCTCCCCTCCCTTCTTACCCGCCCATCCCTTCACCTTCACTAtactttctattttttagCACATCTTGGGTTCGGGCTTTTGATTTGCTTGAGGACGATATGGCTGCctttattggtttttttgggtcgTTTTGCAGATCTCGTGTTCCAGCACTTGATTTACTTCATGTATTTGAGTTTGTAGCATGTTCGTAGTCTCtgcttgtaatttttttactcGTGAGAATTTGAAGATTGTAGTTTGTAGTTGTACTTATGTGTGTTGTGGTCTATGCCTGACTTTTGTAAGCTTGTGATTTTTATGTTGGAAGTCTTCCGTATTTGTAATAACTTTGTATAGTTATCGGTAGTTGTACTGGTTCTTGTGACTGACAACCTTTGTGCGtgaattataaatgcaatttATAGTTtatagtttatatatatatatataatttcaaagcAACCTAAAACAATTTGGGAAACATATACCATTATTACAAAAGACTAATTTCAAACCACACTTGATAAATGGTATGGACCACTTTAGTTTTCCCAAATATAGCTTGCTTTTATTGTTTGTATGCATTATTGTTGTATAATTGAAGTGCTTAGATTCTAGATTATGATGCATTGCTCTCAAGGGTGGGGACCTTATCTATCTATTATTAAGGGTCTGAGTGAGGatagcaaaaaagaaaaaactttgTAGGAAATAATAATTGTTGTGTGAAATTTTGGTTTGTGAGCTTTGGATGTAATGTCTCCTCCAACATGACAAACAGCTTGAGCCAGCTAGTtgaccgaaaaaaaaaaaaaaaaaaaagcttgaGCCAGCTAGAAATAAATACATTTCGAGGTGTAAAAAAGATTAACCAaagtaattataaaaataaataaaaaaagatataaaaaaCCAGCTAAGAGATACCAGGGCATGATAACAATCCACCTCTATTTCCTCatcagttttgttttgttttatttggttCTGAGAAGAGAAGTGAAGTAATAGTGACctccattttcctcttttttcccttcttcttttatttaatttttgttggggAGGTGTGTAAAAACTGTTTGATTGATGTGTgtctcagagagagagagagagagagaggatctTTATAAATTCTGAAAAGCCTTTTGCTTGCGTGAGATGTTAAATcgaaaaataaagagaatcCTTTTTTGGGCATCGTTAATTCTGACTCAATTTCCCATCATTTCGTCACCTGCTCATaatctaaatttaaaaaaaaaaaaaaaaaaaaaaaaaaaaaaactcaacccCACAAAGAGAACAGAGGCTGCAGAGAACACAGCAAGCAGCAGCAGAGAGATAGGATCAACCACACTTGCACGTAAAGCTCGTCCACTACGCAAAGCAACCTGccattgattgattttgggaCCGTACAATTTCTTTCACTCACACGAAATCGAAAAAAATGATAGTTACAAAATACACAGCGACTGGCAAAATCAAGAACACAGTACTCTTGTCCTTCATTTGATGCTCCTCCATACATGACACGTCTACTGCATTCATTCATACACCATAGCTCCATAGCTCCATAGCTCCATAGGTCTTGCTAATAGGGATAtcatcatttttctttgctaTTTTAACCGCAAAAGTCCTCAATTTATACccgagttttttttttttttttaatcatcaCACTCACTTTTGAGTAATTCGGTGGTCCAACTTCTAGCACATGCTGTAATTTAGTCATTATGTGCAACATTTTTCATTTAGTCTACTGCATTCATTCCTACACCATAGGTCCATAGGTCCATAGGTGTTGCTAATAGGAGTATGatcatttttctttgctaTTTTAACCGCAACAGTCCTCAATTTATACCCgagtttatttttatcatcacaCTCATTTTTGAGTAATTTTGATAGTCCAATTCTAGCACATGTTATAATTTAGTCATTATGTGCAACATTTTTCATTGGTTTTTAGATGATAATTGTATCCAAGTTGACAGTTTTATCCTTTAAATTGATGGAATTTGACAGCATGACTAAATTAGAACACGCGTGTAATGaccaaaatgaataaaaaaaaagagttggaTGATGAAAATAGAACTCATCTATAAGTTAGTGACCATTCGAGTTAAAAACCCtttgttttataaaattcattattAGAACCTTATTTCAAGTCACTCCTTCGAGAATAATCAAATGGAAACAGATCTTCGACACCATATTTTTGACCTAAATTTTCACCCATTTGATTAAAGTACCACGAATGAATTTTAGCTTGTCAAATATAAGATAGAGTGAATCATCATGTATGTCTATGTTGATTTTATAtggtagattttttttttgagctGATCACATAAATCC
The window above is part of the Prunus dulcis chromosome 1, ALMONDv2, whole genome shotgun sequence genome. Proteins encoded here:
- the LOC117616570 gene encoding AAA-ATPase At5g57480, whose translation is MKEYWTSLASLLGVLAFCQSLLQTVFPPELRFAFVKLFNKIFHWFSSYYYFDITEIDGVNTNELYNAVQLYLSSTVSISGSRLSLTRALNSSAITFGLSNNDCMVDAFDGVTVLWEHVVTQRQSQTFSWRPLPEEKRGFTLRIKKKDKYLILNSYLDFIMDKANEIRRKNQDRLLYTNSRGGSLDSRGHPWESVPFKHPSTFDTLAMDPKVKKEIMNDLKDFANGQAFYQKTGRAWKRGYLLYGPPGTGKSSMIAAMANFLGYDIYDLELTEVHTNSELRKLLMKTSSKSIIVIEDIDCSINLTNRKKNNGGGGGASARTYYDSMEMRGGGGGVSVPGEEGGGGNSITLSGLLNFTDGLWSCCGSERIFVFTTNHIEKLDPALLRSGRMDMHIFMSHCSYPALKILLKNYLGYEEGDLDEEIGKEFEGVLEKAGMTPADVSEVLIKNRRDKGNAVRELLEALKARAEKNNAVGGSREKVNGGHDLEEEEEEEEQEKRALESPKEEGCDFVEDSCKKGDEKDPKEDNEIIEK